A section of the bacterium SCSIO 12696 genome encodes:
- the accC gene encoding acetyl-CoA carboxylase biotin carboxylase subunit: protein MLEKVLIANRGEIALRILRACKELGIKTVAVHSKADAELKHVRLADESVCIGPNPSTESYLNVPRIISAMEVTDAVAVHPGYGFLAENADFAEQVENSGFTFIGPSAEVIRIMGDKVAAIDAMKKAGVPTVPGSDGPLSEDNERNLEIARDIGYPVIIKAAAGGGGRGMRTVHTEAHLINAIQVTKSEARTAFGDDTVYMEKFLTTPRHVEVQVLADGQGGAIHLGDRDCSLQRRHQKVLEEAPAPGIPDEVRQEVFDACTQACIDIGYKGAGTFEFLYENERFYFIEMNTRVQVEHPVSEMITGVDIIKEQLRIASGEKLSFTQDEVIFRGHAFECRINAEDAKTFMPSPGKITNFHAPGGFGIRVDSHLYSGYSVPPHYDSMIAKVITYGKDRENALKRMNNALDELIIEGIKTNIDLQKDLVNDGEFIKGCVNIHYLEKKLGLS from the coding sequence ATGCTGGAAAAAGTGCTGATCGCCAATCGTGGCGAAATTGCCCTGAGAATTTTGCGCGCTTGTAAAGAGCTGGGCATTAAAACTGTTGCGGTTCACTCCAAAGCAGATGCCGAACTCAAGCACGTGCGCCTTGCGGACGAATCTGTTTGTATCGGCCCTAACCCATCCACCGAAAGCTACCTCAATGTGCCGCGCATTATCAGCGCCATGGAAGTCACTGACGCCGTTGCGGTTCACCCTGGCTATGGCTTTTTGGCAGAAAACGCCGACTTTGCCGAGCAAGTGGAAAACAGTGGCTTTACCTTTATTGGCCCCAGTGCGGAGGTAATACGCATCATGGGCGATAAGGTGGCCGCCATTGACGCCATGAAAAAAGCGGGTGTGCCTACGGTGCCCGGCTCCGATGGCCCACTGAGTGAGGACAATGAGCGCAATCTGGAAATTGCCCGCGATATTGGCTACCCCGTGATTATTAAAGCCGCCGCCGGTGGTGGTGGCCGCGGTATGCGCACCGTACACACGGAAGCTCACCTGATTAACGCCATCCAGGTGACCAAGTCAGAAGCGCGTACCGCGTTTGGTGACGATACCGTATATATGGAGAAGTTTCTGACCACGCCACGGCACGTGGAAGTGCAGGTTCTGGCGGACGGCCAGGGCGGCGCCATCCACTTGGGTGACCGCGACTGCTCCCTGCAACGCCGTCACCAAAAAGTCTTGGAAGAAGCGCCGGCACCAGGAATTCCCGATGAAGTGCGCCAGGAAGTGTTTGATGCTTGCACCCAGGCTTGCATCGACATTGGCTACAAAGGCGCTGGCACCTTCGAATTCCTTTACGAAAACGAGCGCTTTTACTTTATCGAAATGAACACCCGTGTTCAGGTGGAACACCCGGTATCAGAAATGATTACCGGCGTAGACATCATTAAGGAACAATTGCGCATTGCCAGCGGGGAAAAGCTGAGCTTCACCCAGGATGAAGTGATCTTCCGAGGCCACGCGTTTGAGTGTCGCATCAACGCCGAAGACGCCAAAACCTTTATGCCCAGCCCAGGGAAAATCACCAACTTCCACGCACCGGGTGGCTTTGGTATTCGGGTGGATTCACACCTGTACAGTGGTTACAGCGTACCGCCTCATTACGACTCCATGATTGCCAAAGTCATTACCTACGGCAAGGATCGTGAAAATGCCCTCAAGCGTATGAACAACGCTCTGGATGAGCTGATCATTGAAGGCATCAAAACCAACATCGACCTGCAGAAAGATTTGGTCAATGACGGTGAGTTCATCAAAGGCTGTGTGAACATCCACTATCTGGAGAAAAAGCTGGGGCTTTCGTAA
- a CDS encoding EAL domain-containing protein codes for MQLESDNELGELALQVLAAQPMGVIVLDSRQRVILWNRWMEQWSNIEAEQIHHHGLNDLFPALAGGELCAAVESVFASGGALCWTQTVDPERLDAIEQAMTRGDRELPLHRVQISCLNQDGQRLCLLQIDEAPYDPLFVKARKPSALEGEAPAYMETDWLGVLTLDGDGVIQDSNEAAQVLFGYRDEQLQGAPVRILFPAIEELPESDLKSFFEKQMRQSSDGLLEAATADGRTMQMQIQVFRAVQTPGHYVLCCGDLSNLSSAQETLFRQRELISIIYEQVADGLILVDDQGLMEHVNPVGLELLHSSETNLLHGKVSRWLTFVDDSGEPLACPASEALRRGTLVNLPEGAQLKVADYPPVSAMASAMPLRNRKNDLVGVVVIFRAVSESRRMSSRLAWQSMHDPLTQLANRRQLVADLAQLIEQTENSMDTHTLLYIDLYNFSVINDTCGHNAGDELLRQFARLLTRLGDKDDTVARLGNDEFALLLKNRSVEECREIADQLLWQIKTFSFPWGERRLKVGASIGAKVIDSSIHSAIDVLVEAGSACSAAKESGRNRIHFHYLAKDVTRRQSVAEWIPRITEALEEDRFVLYVQPIVPTGKVEPTARHYEVLVRMVGRDGKLVSPGEFIPAAEHYGIIDELDRWTFERTISYLQRQLASNQGYQQRFSVNISGGTIGDEDFREYVLRRFRETKVDPRHIQFEITETAAVRNFDRAMEFIRALKAQGCYFSLDDFGSGLSSFAYLKQLPVDFLKIDGSFIHNMEFNDVDYSMISTINHLGHIMGIRTVAECVENENQLAMLREIGLDYVQGYAVAQPKPMDQL; via the coding sequence GTGCAACTGGAAAGCGATAACGAACTTGGCGAGTTGGCTCTGCAAGTACTGGCCGCTCAGCCGATGGGTGTGATTGTGCTGGACAGCCGCCAGCGGGTGATACTGTGGAACCGCTGGATGGAGCAGTGGAGCAATATCGAAGCAGAGCAAATACATCACCACGGTTTAAATGATTTATTTCCGGCGCTGGCTGGCGGAGAGTTGTGCGCCGCTGTGGAATCGGTGTTCGCCAGCGGCGGTGCTCTATGCTGGACGCAAACGGTTGATCCGGAACGTCTTGATGCCATTGAGCAGGCCATGACCCGTGGTGACCGAGAGCTGCCACTGCACCGGGTGCAAATCAGTTGCCTGAATCAAGATGGCCAACGCCTTTGCTTGTTGCAGATCGACGAAGCCCCTTACGACCCCCTGTTTGTAAAAGCTCGAAAGCCCAGTGCCCTGGAAGGGGAAGCGCCTGCCTATATGGAAACCGACTGGCTCGGGGTGCTGACTCTGGATGGCGATGGTGTTATCCAAGACTCCAACGAAGCTGCCCAGGTGTTGTTTGGCTATCGTGATGAGCAACTGCAAGGCGCCCCAGTACGCATTTTGTTTCCTGCGATTGAAGAGCTGCCGGAATCAGACTTAAAGAGTTTTTTTGAGAAGCAGATGCGTCAAAGCAGTGATGGCCTGTTGGAGGCCGCTACTGCGGATGGTCGTACCATGCAAATGCAGATACAAGTGTTTCGCGCGGTACAGACGCCGGGGCACTATGTGCTCTGTTGTGGCGATCTTTCTAATTTGAGCAGCGCCCAGGAAACCCTATTTCGACAGCGTGAGCTGATCAGCATTATCTACGAACAAGTGGCAGACGGCCTGATTCTGGTAGACGATCAAGGACTGATGGAGCACGTTAACCCAGTGGGTCTGGAACTGTTACACAGTAGTGAAACCAACCTTCTGCATGGCAAAGTGAGTCGCTGGCTGACGTTTGTGGATGACAGTGGCGAACCGTTGGCTTGCCCGGCCAGCGAGGCACTGCGCCGGGGTACTCTGGTGAATCTGCCAGAAGGTGCCCAGTTGAAGGTGGCAGATTACCCGCCAGTGAGTGCTATGGCGTCGGCAATGCCACTGCGCAATCGCAAGAACGACCTGGTGGGTGTGGTGGTGATTTTTCGGGCGGTGAGTGAATCCCGGCGTATGTCCAGCCGCCTGGCGTGGCAATCCATGCACGACCCGTTAACTCAGTTGGCCAACCGACGCCAGCTGGTGGCGGATCTGGCTCAGTTGATTGAACAAACCGAAAACAGCATGGACACCCATACCCTGCTGTACATCGACCTCTACAACTTCTCTGTGATTAACGACACCTGTGGTCACAACGCGGGTGATGAGCTGCTGCGCCAGTTCGCCCGGTTGTTGACTCGGCTGGGGGACAAAGACGACACCGTGGCCCGCCTGGGTAACGATGAATTTGCGTTGTTGTTGAAAAATCGATCTGTGGAAGAGTGTCGGGAAATTGCTGACCAGTTGTTGTGGCAGATTAAAACCTTCAGCTTCCCCTGGGGTGAGCGACGCCTGAAAGTGGGCGCCAGCATCGGCGCCAAAGTGATCGACAGCAGTATTCATTCCGCCATTGATGTGCTGGTTGAGGCGGGCAGCGCCTGCTCCGCCGCGAAAGAGTCTGGCCGCAATCGCATTCACTTTCACTACCTCGCCAAAGATGTGACCCGGCGTCAAAGTGTGGCTGAGTGGATTCCGCGCATTACCGAAGCCTTGGAAGAGGATCGTTTTGTGCTTTATGTGCAGCCCATTGTGCCCACGGGCAAAGTGGAGCCCACCGCACGTCACTACGAAGTGCTGGTGCGCATGGTCGGGCGGGATGGCAAGCTGGTGTCTCCCGGTGAATTTATTCCCGCCGCAGAACATTACGGCATTATTGATGAGCTGGATCGCTGGACATTTGAACGTACCATCAGCTATCTGCAAAGGCAGCTGGCCAGTAATCAGGGCTATCAGCAGCGTTTTTCTGTCAATATTTCTGGCGGCACCATCGGCGATGAAGATTTTCGCGAATACGTACTGCGTCGTTTTCGCGAAACCAAAGTCGATCCGCGCCATATTCAGTTTGAAATTACCGAAACCGCAGCGGTGCGAAATTTCGATCGCGCCATGGAATTTATTCGCGCGCTGAAGGCACAGGGCTGTTACTTTTCACTGGATGATTTTGGCAGTGGTCTGTCGTCGTTTGCTTACCTTAAACAGCTGCCGGTGGACTTCCTGAAAATTGATGGCAGCTTTATCCACAATATGGAGTTTAACGACGTGGATTATTCCATGATCAGCACCATCAACCACCTGGGCCACATAATGGGCATTCGCACCGTGGCCGAGTGTGTGGAAAACGAAAACCAGCTGGCTATGTTGCGAGAAATCGGCCTGGATTATGTGCAGGGGTATGCGGTGGCTCAGCCAAAACCCATGGATCAGCTGTAG
- a CDS encoding DUF3426 domain-containing protein, protein MDYITRCPACTIAFQVSDEQLQLAGGKVRCGACLSIFDARSHFELPLAEQPVSTPDLDDEVLIHDQMDASLVEQIEQQPPSYTEPEQQLEPDTPKAPLTLPPAVQHPRLTHEPSEDLPAEEAESVIAMGCDSDGSIIELSCDSEDDEELADGEPTEPEAAEETLFEAPDPADDFPFGTRPAKPKRNPLWAIACVLLITLLPLQYLHFHAAELGQQWLQYRPWIDKLCAITGCQIPPQVDLAKIKPSYLMVSNHPSSANALLVEAVIENQADFAQPMPRLLLSFSNLSGETIAQRSFHPSEYLQGEMSGKNQLPPKRPVRVRIELADPGPDATNYEMLVVRNNEQ, encoded by the coding sequence ATGGACTACATCACTCGCTGCCCCGCCTGCACCATCGCCTTTCAGGTGAGTGATGAGCAGTTACAGCTCGCCGGCGGCAAAGTGCGTTGCGGCGCCTGCCTGAGTATTTTTGATGCTCGCAGTCATTTCGAATTACCACTGGCAGAGCAACCAGTAAGCACCCCAGATCTTGACGACGAAGTGCTGATCCATGACCAAATGGATGCCAGCCTTGTAGAGCAAATCGAACAACAGCCACCCAGTTACACCGAACCCGAACAACAGTTAGAGCCCGACACACCCAAAGCACCTCTGACATTGCCTCCAGCCGTGCAACACCCACGGTTGACCCACGAGCCATCGGAAGACCTGCCCGCTGAGGAAGCCGAATCCGTCATTGCTATGGGCTGCGACAGTGATGGCTCCATCATAGAACTGAGTTGCGATTCAGAAGACGATGAAGAGCTCGCAGACGGTGAACCGACGGAACCAGAAGCAGCTGAAGAAACTCTTTTTGAAGCGCCAGACCCCGCGGATGACTTCCCCTTTGGCACACGCCCTGCCAAACCCAAACGCAATCCGCTGTGGGCTATTGCCTGTGTCCTGCTCATCACGTTATTGCCACTGCAATATCTGCACTTTCACGCTGCGGAGCTGGGGCAACAATGGCTACAGTATCGACCCTGGATAGACAAGCTATGCGCAATTACTGGCTGCCAGATTCCTCCTCAGGTGGACCTGGCAAAAATAAAACCCAGCTACCTGATGGTCAGCAATCACCCCAGCTCTGCCAATGCCCTGCTGGTGGAAGCAGTGATCGAGAACCAAGCCGATTTTGCACAACCCATGCCCCGGCTATTGCTCAGCTTTAGCAACCTCAGCGGTGAAACTATCGCCCAACGCAGCTTCCACCCCAGCGAGTACCTGCAAGGGGAAATGAGTGGCAAAAACCAACTCCCTCCCAAGCGCCCTGTGCGGGTGCGCATTGAACTGGCAGACCCCGGACCAGACGCCACCAACTACGAAATGCTGGTGGTCAGAAATAATGAACAATAA
- the aroQ gene encoding type II 3-dehydroquinate dehydratase — translation MATILVLHGPNLNLLGSREPEVYGADTLASINQRLTELCLDGGHHLLSLQSNAEYELIERIHDAAHEGVNYILFNPAAFTHTSVALRDALLGVSIPFIEVHLSNVHSREAFRQHSYFSDIADGVICGLGAQGYELALQAALQKLSNNTP, via the coding sequence ATGGCAACCATTCTGGTACTTCACGGCCCAAACCTGAATTTGTTGGGCAGTCGCGAGCCGGAAGTCTATGGCGCCGACACTCTCGCCAGCATCAATCAACGACTCACCGAGTTGTGCCTCGACGGCGGCCACCACCTGCTCAGCCTGCAAAGCAATGCAGAGTACGAGCTGATTGAGCGCATTCACGACGCAGCCCACGAGGGCGTCAACTATATTTTGTTTAACCCCGCTGCTTTTACCCACACCAGTGTGGCATTGCGGGATGCGCTGTTGGGGGTCAGTATTCCATTTATTGAAGTGCATCTATCCAACGTGCACAGTCGGGAAGCGTTTCGCCAACACTCCTATTTTTCAGATATCGCCGATGGCGTTATCTGTGGCCTCGGCGCTCAGGGTTATGAGCTGGCGCTGCAGGCCGCATTGCAAAAACTAAGCAACAACACACCATAA
- a CDS encoding DUF3047 domain-containing protein — protein MKDKPLARIRQLSVVVILLLLASCAVRQPGVVTDGRVAISEFANGSLKQWQRQSFKGQSRYQIVQQEGRAVLQADTSATASALYRELDIDLTRTPYLNWSWRVDNVHDIENPLEKAGDDYPARLYVVVKLSPFPWDTLALNYVWCNRKTELTSWKSPFTKNAVMVPLHCGEQGLGQWHSQRVNVAEDFERYFGRSFDTAHGVAIMSDSDNAGGAARAYYGEIFFSQQ, from the coding sequence ATGAAAGATAAGCCGCTGGCGCGCATCCGCCAACTTTCGGTTGTGGTTATTTTACTGTTGTTGGCCAGTTGCGCTGTGCGTCAGCCGGGTGTGGTAACCGATGGTCGCGTCGCTATTTCAGAGTTTGCAAATGGCTCGCTCAAACAGTGGCAACGCCAGTCTTTTAAAGGGCAGTCTCGCTACCAAATTGTTCAGCAAGAAGGGCGGGCGGTACTGCAGGCGGATACGTCGGCAACGGCTTCGGCGCTTTACCGGGAGCTGGATATTGATTTGACGCGCACCCCCTACCTGAATTGGTCCTGGCGGGTGGACAATGTGCACGATATTGAAAACCCCTTGGAAAAAGCCGGTGACGATTACCCGGCGCGACTTTACGTGGTGGTCAAGTTGAGTCCGTTTCCCTGGGATACGCTGGCGTTGAATTACGTGTGGTGCAATCGCAAAACCGAGTTAACTTCGTGGAAAAGCCCGTTTACCAAAAATGCGGTGATGGTGCCGCTGCATTGTGGGGAACAGGGGTTGGGGCAGTGGCACAGCCAGCGGGTCAATGTGGCTGAGGATTTTGAGCGCTATTTTGGGCGCTCTTTTGATACCGCCCACGGAGTGGCGATTATGTCGGATTCCGACAACGCCGGTGGCGCAGCGCGAGCCTACTACGGGGAAATTTTTTTCTCGCAACAATAA
- a CDS encoding copper chaperone PCu(A)C, producing MRLLILLGCFLVSPFTVADQAAIAVDNAYVRGMPPGRTVTAAFFDLHNKGARDCRLVGATADIARSGELHTHIHKDGVMRMRRVKGVDLPAGETVSFKPGGLHVMLFGVRPLKDGEPVSVTLNFEQCEPLTVGTAVRSVRR from the coding sequence ATGCGGTTGCTCATATTATTGGGCTGTTTTTTGGTTTCTCCCTTTACTGTGGCAGATCAGGCCGCTATTGCGGTGGATAATGCCTATGTGCGCGGTATGCCGCCGGGACGCACGGTGACAGCGGCATTTTTCGATTTGCACAATAAAGGGGCTCGCGATTGCCGTTTGGTGGGCGCCACTGCGGATATTGCTCGCAGTGGCGAGCTTCATACCCACATCCACAAAGACGGCGTGATGAGAATGCGTCGGGTAAAAGGCGTGGATTTGCCAGCGGGTGAAACAGTGTCGTTCAAACCCGGTGGTCTTCATGTCATGTTGTTTGGGGTGCGCCCGTTAAAAGACGGTGAGCCGGTGTCGGTCACTTTGAATTTTGAGCAGTGTGAGCCATTGACTGTGGGCACTGCGGTGCGCTCTGTCAGGAGGTAA
- the prmA gene encoding 50S ribosomal protein L11 methyltransferase encodes MSWLQCKLDTTRATVEALEDAMLAAGAVSVTFQDLEDEPILEPGVGETPLWNNIRLVGLFTADTDTTLATVQATAHYGDLPPHRWEILEDKDWEREWMANYHPIQCGERLWVCPSWTEPPQANAVNLMLDPGLAFGTGTHPTTFLCLKWLDSLDLTGKTVVDYGCGSGILGIAALLLGAEKVVAIDNDPQALIATVENGKRNNIDPKRLSTYLPDEAPALQADITAANILAAPLIELAETLSTLTRSGGQLCMAGLIAPQTGSVKAAYENQFDFGPEQSQDEWVRLSATKR; translated from the coding sequence ATGAGCTGGCTACAATGCAAACTGGATACCACACGTGCGACCGTTGAGGCACTGGAAGACGCCATGCTGGCAGCGGGAGCTGTCTCCGTCACCTTTCAAGACCTTGAAGACGAGCCCATTCTGGAGCCCGGCGTCGGGGAAACCCCACTGTGGAACAACATTCGCCTGGTAGGGTTGTTCACTGCTGACACCGACACCACTTTGGCCACCGTACAGGCCACCGCTCATTACGGCGACCTGCCGCCCCATCGCTGGGAAATCCTGGAAGACAAAGACTGGGAGCGGGAGTGGATGGCCAATTACCACCCCATCCAATGCGGCGAACGGCTATGGGTTTGTCCCAGCTGGACAGAGCCACCTCAAGCGAATGCGGTCAACTTGATGCTCGACCCCGGCCTGGCTTTTGGTACTGGCACACACCCCACCACGTTCCTCTGCCTGAAATGGTTGGACAGCCTCGACCTGACGGGCAAAACGGTGGTGGATTACGGCTGTGGTTCCGGCATTCTCGGTATCGCCGCGTTGTTGCTGGGCGCAGAAAAAGTCGTCGCCATCGACAATGACCCACAGGCACTGATTGCCACAGTAGAGAACGGCAAACGCAACAATATCGATCCAAAACGCCTATCCACCTATTTACCGGACGAGGCACCGGCACTGCAAGCGGATATTACCGCGGCCAACATCCTTGCCGCCCCATTGATTGAACTGGCAGAAACCCTTTCAACGCTCACCCGCAGCGGCGGCCAACTGTGTATGGCAGGGCTAATCGCACCACAAACAGGCTCGGTAAAAGCCGCCTATGAGAACCAGTTCGACTTTGGCCCGGAACAAAGCCAGGATGAGTGGGTGCGCCTGAGTGCGACAAAACGCTAG
- a CDS encoding aminotransferase class I/II-fold pyridoxal phosphate-dependent enzyme: MKLESLALHHGYTAEQTTKAAAVPIYQTTSYTFDNTQHGADLFDLKVPGNIYTRIMNPTTDVLEQRLAAMEGGIAGLAVASGMAAITYAIQCLCEVGSNIVSTSQLYGGTYNLFAHTFPNQGIDVRMVSFDDLEGFENAIDENTKAIFCESIGNPAGNIVDIQALAEIAHRHGVPVIVDNTVATPYLCRPIELGADIVIHSLTKYIGGHGTSIGGIIIDSGKFDWVANKARFPVFNTPDPSYHGVVYTEALGPAAFIGRCRVVPLRNTGSAISPMNAFQILQGLETLGLRMERHCENALKLAQYLKEHDKVSWVNYGAMEDSPYYESCQKISGGRASGILSFGIKGGLEAGAQFIDALQMILRLVNIGDAKSLACHPASTTHRQLNEEELASAGVSADLVRISVGIENIDDIIADVEQALDAVAG; this comes from the coding sequence ATGAAGCTTGAATCCCTGGCACTTCACCACGGCTACACTGCTGAACAGACCACCAAAGCAGCGGCAGTGCCCATTTACCAGACAACGTCTTATACCTTTGATAACACCCAGCACGGCGCAGACCTGTTTGATCTCAAAGTGCCCGGGAATATTTACACCCGCATTATGAACCCCACCACCGATGTTCTGGAGCAGCGGCTGGCGGCTATGGAGGGTGGTATCGCCGGATTGGCGGTGGCTTCTGGTATGGCAGCCATTACTTACGCCATTCAGTGCCTGTGTGAAGTGGGTTCTAATATTGTCAGCACCAGCCAACTGTACGGTGGCACCTACAATTTGTTCGCCCACACTTTTCCCAATCAGGGTATCGATGTACGTATGGTGTCGTTTGATGATTTGGAGGGTTTTGAAAACGCCATTGACGAAAATACCAAGGCAATTTTTTGTGAATCCATCGGTAACCCGGCGGGCAATATTGTCGATATTCAGGCGCTGGCAGAAATCGCCCACCGCCACGGTGTGCCGGTGATTGTTGATAATACCGTGGCCACGCCTTACCTGTGTCGGCCAATCGAGCTGGGGGCGGATATTGTGATTCACTCGCTCACCAAATACATCGGCGGCCACGGCACCTCCATTGGCGGCATTATTATCGATTCAGGCAAGTTTGACTGGGTGGCCAATAAGGCGCGCTTCCCGGTGTTCAACACCCCCGACCCGTCTTACCACGGTGTGGTGTATACCGAAGCCTTGGGGCCCGCCGCTTTTATCGGCCGCTGCCGGGTAGTGCCGCTGCGTAACACCGGTTCTGCCATCTCACCCATGAATGCCTTCCAGATACTGCAGGGGTTGGAAACTTTGGGTCTGCGTATGGAGCGCCACTGTGAAAATGCGTTGAAGTTGGCGCAATACCTTAAAGAGCACGACAAAGTGTCCTGGGTGAACTATGGCGCCATGGAAGACAGCCCCTACTATGAGAGCTGTCAAAAAATTTCTGGCGGCCGTGCATCCGGCATTCTGAGCTTTGGTATTAAAGGTGGCCTGGAAGCGGGAGCCCAGTTTATCGATGCTTTGCAGATGATCCTACGACTGGTGAATATCGGTGATGCCAAATCTTTGGCCTGTCATCCGGCGTCCACCACTCACCGCCAATTGAATGAAGAGGAATTGGCTTCCGCTGGTGTCAGCGCTGATTTGGTGCGCATATCTGTCGGCATTGAAAATATCGATGATATTATTGCGGACGTAGAGCAGGCGCTGGATGCGGTTGCTGGTTGA
- a CDS encoding acetyl-CoA carboxylase biotin carboxyl carrier protein, giving the protein MDIRKIKKLIELLEESDIGELEIVEGEESVRISRGGQVVAAAPVVAAAPAPVAPAPAAAPAPSAAPAEPAAAQPEGHVIASPMVGTFYRSPAPGAPSFCEVGQSVKAGDVLCIVEAMKMMNQIEADKSGTVGAILVDDGEPVEFDQPMITIV; this is encoded by the coding sequence ATGGATATTCGCAAAATTAAAAAACTCATTGAGCTGCTTGAAGAATCCGATATTGGCGAGCTGGAAATTGTCGAGGGTGAAGAATCTGTTCGCATCAGCCGCGGTGGCCAGGTAGTTGCCGCTGCGCCAGTGGTTGCCGCTGCACCGGCTCCAGTCGCACCAGCGCCTGCCGCTGCCCCCGCACCCAGCGCTGCTCCGGCAGAGCCAGCGGCGGCCCAGCCAGAGGGTCACGTTATCGCCTCCCCTATGGTGGGCACCTTCTACCGCTCTCCGGCACCTGGGGCGCCCAGCTTCTGCGAAGTTGGCCAAAGCGTGAAGGCTGGCGATGTTCTCTGCATCGTTGAAGCCATGAAGATGATGAACCAGATCGAAGCCGACAAGTCCGGCACCGTTGGCGCCATTTTGGTAGACGACGGCGAGCCGGTGGAATTTGACCAGCCGATGATCACCATCGTCTGA
- a CDS encoding DUF2333 family protein — protein MASFKERLNEWREDYLVERSFVKHLLWFLLALFVVLLLVGWYWSQEPEPFDVRSGISDYPKQPVGAVTATTMIRVVDTLLEKPGGFLSNDVTPPGIWLDNIPSWEYGVVIQLRDFSKAMREAFSRPQSQSTEDADLALAEPRFNYDHAKWMFPAAETGYREGADYVENYLKRLRDEDQYDAQFYARADNLNYWLRTVETRLGNLSQRLTASVGQTRLNTDLAGDPAARQSTPTADEVEDKTPWLEIDNRFYEARGASWALIHFLRAVEVDFADVLEKKNARISLQQIIRELEGTQQTLWSPMVLNGDGFGLMANHSLVVASYISRANAALIDLRALLDQG, from the coding sequence ATGGCGAGTTTTAAAGAACGTTTAAATGAGTGGCGCGAAGACTATCTGGTTGAGCGCTCTTTTGTGAAGCATCTGTTGTGGTTTCTTCTTGCTTTGTTTGTGGTGTTGCTGCTGGTCGGTTGGTATTGGAGCCAGGAGCCCGAGCCTTTTGATGTGCGCTCGGGTATTAGCGACTATCCCAAACAGCCAGTGGGGGCCGTTACTGCCACTACTATGATTCGTGTGGTGGACACGCTGTTGGAAAAGCCCGGTGGTTTCCTTTCCAATGATGTAACGCCACCGGGTATCTGGCTCGATAACATTCCCAGCTGGGAATACGGCGTGGTGATTCAACTGCGTGACTTCAGTAAAGCCATGAGGGAAGCGTTCAGTCGGCCTCAATCTCAATCCACAGAAGATGCGGATCTGGCGTTGGCGGAACCACGCTTTAATTACGATCATGCCAAGTGGATGTTTCCTGCCGCCGAAACCGGCTATCGCGAAGGTGCGGACTATGTGGAAAACTACCTGAAACGGCTCCGGGATGAAGACCAATACGATGCCCAGTTTTACGCTCGTGCCGACAACCTCAATTACTGGTTGCGCACGGTGGAGACTCGCCTGGGTAATCTGTCTCAGCGGCTCACTGCCAGTGTCGGGCAAACCCGATTGAATACGGATTTGGCGGGCGATCCCGCTGCCCGCCAATCGACACCTACTGCGGACGAAGTAGAAGATAAAACACCTTGGCTGGAAATAGATAACCGCTTTTACGAAGCTAGGGGTGCTAGCTGGGCGCTGATCCATTTTTTGCGGGCGGTGGAAGTGGACTTTGCCGATGTTCTCGAAAAGAAAAACGCCCGAATCAGCTTGCAGCAAATTATTCGCGAGCTGGAGGGAACCCAGCAAACCCTGTGGAGCCCTATGGTATTGAATGGCGACGGTTTCGGTTTAATGGCAAACCATTCTTTGGTCGTCGCCTCTTATATTAGCCGTGCCAATGCGGCGTTGATTGATTTGCGGGCCCTGCTGGATCAGGGTTAG